A genome region from Crossiella equi includes the following:
- a CDS encoding PIG-L deacetylase family protein yields MRTVIAFHAHPDDEVLFTGGTLAKLAAEGHRVVVVVACDGAMGPSDGIRLAELHASARVLGAARVVHLGYADSGHGPLLYPDPPDRARFVRAAPEEAAQRLVEVIEAEQADLLLGYDPAGGYGHRDHVRVHEVGLLAARWTGVRLLEATLPREVAVRVGRVLRRPDWATGFTPRAEITHRVDVRAFARAKRDALAAHRTPLTGSGRMSAVWRRLVRLPVPVFGLLAGREYFRERTTRVR; encoded by the coding sequence GTGCGCACCGTGATCGCCTTCCACGCCCACCCCGACGACGAGGTCCTGTTCACCGGCGGCACCCTGGCCAAGCTCGCCGCCGAGGGGCACCGCGTGGTGGTCGTGGTGGCCTGCGACGGTGCGATGGGCCCGTCCGACGGCATCCGCCTGGCCGAGCTGCACGCCAGCGCCCGGGTGCTCGGTGCGGCCCGCGTGGTGCACCTGGGGTACGCCGACTCCGGGCACGGGCCGCTGCTCTACCCGGACCCGCCCGACCGCGCCCGGTTCGTGCGCGCCGCCCCCGAGGAAGCGGCGCAGCGACTGGTCGAGGTGATCGAGGCCGAGCAGGCCGATCTCCTGCTGGGTTACGACCCGGCGGGCGGGTACGGGCACCGCGACCACGTGCGCGTGCACGAGGTCGGGCTGCTCGCCGCCCGGTGGACCGGGGTCCGGCTGCTGGAGGCCACGCTGCCCCGCGAGGTCGCCGTCCGGGTCGGGCGGGTGCTGCGCCGCCCGGACTGGGCCACCGGTTTCACCCCGCGCGCCGAGATCACCCACCGCGTGGACGTGCGCGCCTTCGCCCGGGCCAAGCGCGACGCCCTGGCCGCGCACCGGACACCGCTCACCGGGTCCGGGCGGATGTCGGCGGTGTGGCGGCGGCTGGTCCGGCTGCCTGTGCCGGTGTTCGGACTGCTCGCGGGCCGGGAGTACTTCCGGGAGCGCACAACCCGGGTGCGCTGA
- a CDS encoding methyltransferase, whose amino-acid sequence MPDDIAKLHDLAGLATPMTIRVAVTLGLPDRLRDTPATTAVLATELRADPTALELLLGHLATLGVLSRIEDGWQTTGFGALLGTDQDNGLANLLNLAHAGGRAELAFVDLLHSVTTGKPAYALRYGKDFWTDLGEHPRLRETFDRQMTDRLRAQVPTIVKAVDWTRFGTLVDVGGGPGSLLAAVLTEHPGLRGHLLDLPPTAATARRTFAEAGVSDRVEVTGGSFFDPLPAGADAYLLVDVLHNWGDEQAHQILHRCVEAARPDSRLLVIEPVGGVLAGTQFDLAMLVMFGGRERGLEEFRALAGPHGLVLDSVVELTRQRCLLEFRSE is encoded by the coding sequence GTGCCTGACGACATCGCCAAGCTCCACGACCTGGCCGGACTGGCCACCCCGATGACGATCCGGGTCGCGGTGACCCTGGGCCTGCCCGACCGCCTCCGCGACACCCCCGCCACCACCGCGGTGCTGGCCACCGAGCTGCGGGCCGACCCGACCGCACTCGAGCTGCTGCTCGGCCACCTGGCCACCCTCGGCGTGCTGTCCCGCATCGAAGACGGCTGGCAGACCACCGGCTTCGGCGCGCTGCTGGGCACCGACCAGGACAACGGCCTGGCCAACCTGCTCAACTTGGCGCACGCGGGCGGGCGCGCCGAGCTGGCGTTCGTGGACCTCCTGCACAGCGTCACCACCGGCAAGCCCGCCTACGCGCTGCGGTACGGCAAGGACTTCTGGACCGACCTGGGCGAGCACCCCCGGCTGCGGGAGACCTTCGACCGGCAGATGACCGACCGCCTGCGCGCGCAGGTCCCCACGATCGTCAAGGCCGTGGACTGGACCCGGTTCGGCACGCTCGTCGACGTCGGCGGCGGCCCCGGCAGCCTGCTCGCCGCCGTGCTCACCGAGCACCCCGGCCTGCGTGGGCACCTGCTGGACCTGCCGCCGACCGCGGCCACCGCGCGCCGCACGTTCGCCGAGGCCGGGGTGTCCGACCGGGTCGAGGTCACCGGCGGCAGCTTCTTCGACCCGCTCCCGGCGGGCGCGGACGCGTACCTGCTGGTCGACGTCCTGCACAACTGGGGTGACGAGCAGGCCCACCAGATCCTGCACCGCTGCGTCGAGGCCGCGCGGCCGGACAGCCGGCTGCTGGTGATCGAACCGGTCGGGGGTGTGCTCGCGGGCACCCAGTTCGACCTGGCGATGCTGGTGATGTTCGGCGGCCGGGAGCGCGGGCTGGAGGAGTTCCGGGCGCTCGCCGGACCGCACGGGCTGGTGCTGGACAGCGTGGTGGAGCTGACGCGCCAGCGGTGCCTGCTGGAGTTCCGGTCGGAGTGA
- a CDS encoding SCO1664 family protein, with product MRPGDEGALELLTRGTIDVRGRLVDASNATLFCGITLDGVEAQCVYKPVRGERPLWDFPDGTLAGREVASYLVSEAAGFGLVPPTVLRPGPFGEGMVQLWVDTEGQTELVDLLPPEEVQPGWREVLRAHDRYGDPAALVHADHPRMRLLAALDAVINNADRKGGHVLHGQDGGVYGVDHGICLNAEDKLRTVLWGWLGEPLGEEAVDGLRRLRAGLSGSVGEALHEHLTITEVRVLGERVDKLLGAGVFPAPGGDWPPIPWPAF from the coding sequence GTGCGGCCAGGGGACGAGGGCGCCCTCGAACTGCTCACCCGCGGCACGATCGACGTGCGGGGCAGGCTGGTCGACGCCTCCAACGCCACGCTGTTCTGCGGCATCACCCTCGACGGGGTGGAGGCGCAGTGCGTGTACAAGCCGGTGCGCGGCGAGCGCCCGCTCTGGGACTTCCCGGACGGCACGCTCGCCGGGCGGGAAGTCGCCAGCTACCTCGTCTCCGAGGCCGCCGGCTTCGGCCTCGTCCCGCCCACCGTGCTGCGCCCCGGCCCGTTCGGCGAGGGCATGGTCCAGCTGTGGGTGGACACCGAGGGCCAGACCGAGCTGGTCGACCTGCTGCCGCCGGAGGAGGTCCAGCCGGGCTGGCGTGAGGTGCTGCGCGCCCACGACCGGTACGGCGACCCGGCCGCGCTGGTGCACGCCGACCACCCCCGCATGCGCCTGCTGGCGGCACTGGACGCGGTCATCAACAACGCCGACCGCAAGGGCGGCCACGTGCTGCACGGCCAGGACGGCGGCGTGTACGGGGTCGACCACGGCATCTGCCTCAACGCCGAGGACAAGCTCCGCACCGTGCTGTGGGGCTGGCTCGGCGAGCCCCTGGGCGAGGAGGCGGTCGACGGCCTGCGACGGTTGCGGGCTGGGCTGTCCGGGTCGGTCGGCGAGGCGCTGCACGAGCACCTGACCATCACCGAGGTGCGGGTCCTGGGGGAGCGGGTCGACAAGCTGCTGGGCGCCGGGGTGTTCCCGGCCCCGGGCGGCGACTGGCCCCCGATCCCCTGGCCCGCCTTCTAG
- a CDS encoding DUF3090 domain-containing protein, with amino-acid sequence MARVIHLFRQPERFIAGTVGQPGDRSFYLQASESGRTVSVLLEKQQVTVLAERLGALLEEVHRRFGAEVPPDAPEDLVDTEPLEVPLEEEFRVGTMGLGWDAESAAVVVELLAVTEEEIDESVVLDDTEEGPDAVRVFLTPVQARAFAARAERVVSAGRKPCPLCNEPLDAEGHVCPRQNGYRRSTEATED; translated from the coding sequence ATGGCACGTGTCATTCACCTCTTCCGCCAGCCCGAACGGTTCATCGCTGGGACCGTCGGGCAACCAGGCGACCGCTCGTTCTACCTCCAGGCGAGCGAAAGCGGCCGCACCGTCAGCGTCCTGCTGGAGAAGCAGCAGGTCACGGTGTTGGCCGAACGGCTCGGCGCGCTCCTTGAGGAGGTGCACCGGCGCTTCGGCGCCGAAGTACCCCCGGACGCGCCCGAGGACCTCGTCGACACCGAACCGCTCGAGGTGCCGCTGGAGGAGGAGTTCCGCGTCGGCACCATGGGCCTCGGCTGGGACGCCGAGTCCGCCGCCGTCGTCGTGGAGCTGCTCGCCGTCACCGAGGAGGAGATCGACGAGTCGGTCGTCCTCGACGACACCGAGGAGGGCCCGGACGCCGTCCGCGTCTTCCTCACCCCCGTACAGGCGCGGGCCTTCGCCGCGCGTGCCGAGCGGGTGGTCAGCGCGGGCCGCAAACCCTGTCCGCTGTGCAACGAGCCGCTCGACGCCGAGGGCCACGTGTGCCCCCGGCAGAACGGCTACCGGCGCAGCACCGAGGCCACGGAGGACTGA
- a CDS encoding dipeptidyl-peptidase 5 translates to MVTTLGYGEWTSPISAVDASAVNAAPHWVRAHDGHTYWTEGLPVEGGRVAVFRAAPGGAPEQVLPAPWSARNRLHEYGGAPYAVLNDKIVFTHWGDQRVYAVPVSGGEPVPLTPEPAREHGLRYGELLPAPGAGEVWCVRETVLGDAPTDLERHLVAIPLDGSAARDPGRVRVIAASHRFMTAPKASPDGRHVAWLGWEHPAMPWDGNQLCVAELADGVAGAHRVVAGGPAESVCQFEWADESELYAMTDPDGWWNLHRVGLDGTARALHRAEEDYGGPLWVIGGTWFVPLGGGKHLLRGRQGLSVLDETSGELTALDLPLPVWRTTFARVGDLVAGVAAGARTHPVVAHVDPATGRLTELTGQPEGLPDPAYLPDVVERVFTGPDGVGVPAYVYLPHNPDFTAPEGELPPFLVHVHGGPTGEVSPTLSTDFAFYTSRGIGVVAVNYGGSSGYGRAFRDRLRGQWGVVDVRDCATVAAALAAEGLADGDRLGIRGGSAGGWTTAASLTSVATYRSGVAHFPVLDLLAFAGGGTHDFESRYLDGLVGALPEHEQRYRDRSPVNRADRLAGPILLLQGLEDQVCPPEQCERFLAALAGRGTPHAYVTFEGEQHGFRRAENIQRALEAELAFFGQTLGFQPVGVAPVELRT, encoded by the coding sequence GTGGTCACCACTCTGGGGTACGGCGAATGGACATCACCGATCAGCGCCGTGGACGCGAGCGCGGTCAACGCGGCACCGCACTGGGTGCGCGCGCACGACGGGCACACGTACTGGACCGAGGGCCTGCCCGTGGAGGGCGGCCGCGTCGCCGTGTTCCGGGCGGCACCGGGCGGGGCGCCCGAGCAGGTGCTGCCCGCGCCGTGGAGCGCCCGCAACCGGCTGCACGAGTACGGCGGGGCGCCGTACGCCGTGCTCAACGACAAGATCGTTTTTACCCACTGGGGTGACCAACGGGTCTACGCCGTGCCGGTCTCCGGCGGCGAGCCCGTCCCGCTGACGCCGGAACCGGCGCGCGAGCACGGCCTGCGCTACGGCGAGCTGCTGCCCGCACCGGGGGCGGGCGAGGTGTGGTGCGTCCGGGAGACCGTCCTGGGCGACGCGCCCACCGACCTGGAACGCCACCTGGTGGCCATCCCCCTGGACGGCTCCGCCGCGCGGGACCCCGGCCGCGTGCGGGTGATCGCGGCCAGCCACCGGTTCATGACCGCGCCCAAGGCCAGCCCGGACGGGCGACACGTGGCCTGGCTGGGCTGGGAGCACCCGGCCATGCCCTGGGACGGCAACCAGCTGTGCGTGGCCGAGCTGGCCGACGGGGTCGCGGGGGCGCACCGGGTGGTCGCGGGCGGTCCCGCCGAGTCGGTGTGCCAGTTCGAGTGGGCGGACGAGTCCGAGCTGTACGCGATGACCGACCCGGACGGCTGGTGGAACCTGCACCGGGTGGGCCTGGACGGCACCGCGCGCGCCCTGCACCGGGCCGAGGAGGACTACGGCGGCCCGCTGTGGGTCATCGGCGGCACCTGGTTCGTCCCGCTGGGCGGCGGCAAGCACCTGCTGCGCGGGCGGCAGGGACTGTCCGTGCTGGACGAGACCTCCGGCGAGCTGACCGCGCTGGACCTGCCGCTGCCGGTGTGGCGCACCACGTTCGCCCGGGTCGGTGACCTCGTCGCGGGGGTGGCGGCCGGGGCCAGGACGCACCCGGTGGTCGCGCACGTCGACCCGGCCACCGGGCGGCTGACCGAGCTCACCGGGCAGCCCGAGGGCCTGCCCGACCCGGCCTACCTGCCGGACGTGGTCGAGCGCGTGTTCACCGGCCCGGACGGCGTCGGCGTGCCCGCCTACGTCTACCTGCCGCACAACCCCGACTTCACCGCGCCCGAGGGCGAGCTGCCGCCGTTCCTGGTGCACGTGCACGGCGGTCCCACCGGCGAGGTCTCCCCCACGCTCAGCACCGACTTCGCCTTCTACACCAGCCGGGGCATCGGCGTGGTCGCGGTGAACTACGGCGGTTCCTCCGGGTACGGCCGGGCCTTCCGCGACCGGCTGCGCGGGCAGTGGGGCGTGGTGGACGTGCGGGACTGCGCGACCGTGGCCGCCGCCCTGGCCGCCGAGGGCCTGGCCGACGGCGACCGCCTGGGCATCCGGGGTGGCAGCGCGGGCGGCTGGACCACCGCCGCCTCGCTGACCTCGGTGGCGACCTACCGGTCCGGCGTCGCGCACTTCCCGGTGCTGGACCTGCTGGCCTTCGCCGGGGGCGGCACGCATGACTTCGAGTCGCGGTACCTGGACGGCCTGGTCGGCGCGCTGCCCGAGCACGAGCAGCGCTACCGCGACCGCTCGCCGGTCAACCGCGCGGACCGCCTGGCCGGGCCGATCCTGCTGTTGCAGGGCCTGGAGGACCAGGTGTGCCCGCCGGAGCAGTGCGAGCGCTTCCTGGCCGCGCTGGCCGGGCGCGGCACGCCGCACGCCTACGTGACGTTCGAGGGCGAGCAGCACGGGTTCCGCCGCGCGGAGAACATCCAGCGGGCCCTGGAGGCCGAGCTGGCCTTCTTCGGGCAGACCCTCGGGTTCCAGCCCGTCGGGGTGGCGCCGGTGGAGCTGCGCACGTGA
- a CDS encoding S66 peptidase family protein encodes MSGLVLPPRLRRGSQVAVIAPAGPLPDALLDAGLEQLRSWGLVVAEGAHVRDTHDGLGYLAGTDEDRAADFTWAWSAPFDAVLAARGGYGCQRMADLIPWEKLKSLPPKVFAGSSDITALHQRVAAEFGLATVFGPMVGTRAFSEDLAAREHLRYSLLDPASVRVLGRGHDPIRGGVTEGVTVGGTVSLLAADVGTGLPVPGPGTIALLEDVNEEPYRLDGLVTHLLRAGWFDQVAGIALGSWHDCGPLEEVRAVLADRLGGLGVPVAWEVGFGHCEAQLTVPMGVPVRLDADAGTLTLL; translated from the coding sequence GTGAGCGGGCTGGTCCTGCCGCCTCGGCTGCGCCGGGGCAGCCAGGTCGCGGTGATCGCCCCGGCCGGGCCGCTGCCGGACGCGCTGCTGGACGCCGGGCTGGAGCAGCTGCGGTCCTGGGGCCTGGTGGTGGCCGAGGGCGCGCACGTGCGGGACACCCACGACGGACTCGGCTACCTGGCCGGCACCGACGAGGACCGGGCGGCGGACTTCACCTGGGCCTGGTCGGCGCCCTTCGACGCGGTGCTGGCCGCGCGCGGCGGGTACGGCTGCCAGCGGATGGCCGACCTCATCCCGTGGGAGAAGCTGAAGTCCCTGCCGCCCAAGGTCTTCGCCGGGTCCAGCGACATCACCGCGCTGCACCAGCGGGTGGCCGCGGAGTTCGGCCTGGCCACGGTCTTCGGGCCGATGGTGGGCACGCGGGCGTTCTCCGAGGACCTGGCCGCGCGCGAGCACCTGCGCTACTCCCTGCTGGACCCGGCCTCGGTGCGCGTGCTGGGCCGGGGCCACGACCCGATCCGGGGCGGGGTGACCGAGGGGGTGACGGTCGGCGGCACGGTCAGCCTGCTGGCCGCGGACGTCGGCACCGGGCTGCCCGTGCCGGGCCCGGGCACGATCGCGCTGCTGGAGGACGTCAACGAGGAGCCGTACCGTCTGGACGGCCTGGTCACGCACCTGCTGCGAGCGGGCTGGTTCGACCAGGTCGCGGGCATCGCACTGGGCTCCTGGCACGACTGCGGGCCGCTGGAGGAGGTCCGGGCGGTGCTGGCCGACCGGCTGGGCGGGCTGGGGGTACCGGTGGCCTGGGAGGTCGGGTTCGGGCACTGCGAGGCGCAGCTGACCGTGCCGATGGGCGTACCGGTGCGCCTGGACGCGGACGCGGGCACCTTGACCCTGCTGTGA
- a CDS encoding serine hydrolase domain-containing protein translates to MSSLTSLAAVQEWPVDNVATAVVRADGTVLGSHGDQQRVFRLASVTKLLTAYAALVAVEEGALEWDEAAGPEGATARHLAAHSSGWAFDSTTVQAQPGTRRIYSNTGFEALAETVEKNSGIPFAEYLTEGVLAPLGMTSTTLTGSPAAGAESSCADLVRFAAELQRPTLVSAETVAEATAVVFPGLNGVVPGYGMQKPSNWGLGFEIRGEKSPHWTGTRNSARTFGHFGQAGTFLWADPEAGVGCVALTDRDFGPWAVQAWTPFNDGVLTELGR, encoded by the coding sequence ATGAGCAGTCTGACCTCTCTCGCCGCGGTCCAGGAGTGGCCGGTGGACAACGTGGCCACCGCGGTGGTGCGTGCCGACGGCACCGTGCTGGGCAGCCACGGCGACCAGCAGCGGGTGTTCCGGCTGGCCTCGGTGACCAAGCTGCTCACCGCCTACGCCGCCCTGGTCGCGGTGGAGGAGGGCGCCCTGGAGTGGGACGAGGCCGCCGGGCCGGAGGGGGCCACCGCACGGCACCTGGCCGCGCACTCCTCCGGATGGGCGTTCGACTCGACCACCGTGCAGGCCCAGCCCGGCACCCGGCGCATCTACTCCAACACCGGGTTCGAGGCGCTGGCCGAGACCGTGGAGAAGAACTCCGGCATCCCGTTCGCCGAGTACCTCACCGAGGGCGTGCTCGCACCACTGGGCATGACCAGCACCACCCTGACCGGCTCGCCCGCGGCCGGGGCCGAGTCCAGCTGCGCCGACCTCGTGCGCTTCGCCGCCGAGCTCCAGCGGCCGACCCTGGTCTCCGCCGAGACCGTGGCCGAGGCCACCGCCGTGGTCTTCCCCGGGCTCAACGGAGTGGTGCCCGGGTACGGCATGCAGAAGCCGTCCAACTGGGGACTCGGGTTCGAGATCCGCGGCGAGAAGTCGCCCCACTGGACCGGCACCCGCAACTCCGCCCGCACCTTCGGCCACTTCGGCCAGGCAGGCACCTTCCTGTGGGCCGACCCCGAGGCCGGGGTCGGCTGCGTCGCGCTCACCGACCGCGACTTCGGCCCGTGGGCCGTCCAGGCCTGGACCCCCTTCAACGACGGTGTGCTCACCGAGCTCGGCCGCTGA
- a CDS encoding aspartate/glutamate racemase family protein, whose translation MRTIGLLGGMSWESSAVYYQLVNEEVRRRLGGLHSAKCVLYSVDFAEIERLQHAGDWTAAGARLAEAGKALASAGADFLVLCTNTMHKVAQDLEAAVDIPLLHLADTTAKAVREHGIRRVGLLGTAFTMEQSFYRDRLASHGLDVLVPNGADRALVHRVIYEELCQGVVREDSRTAYQAVLDRLANRGAQGVILGCTEIELLIGPADHPLPTFPTTRLHALAAVDHALAAHPGSA comes from the coding sequence ATGCGCACCATCGGCCTGCTCGGCGGCATGAGCTGGGAGTCCTCGGCGGTCTACTACCAGCTGGTCAACGAGGAGGTACGCCGCCGCCTGGGCGGGCTGCACTCAGCCAAGTGCGTGCTGTACTCGGTGGACTTCGCCGAGATCGAACGGCTCCAGCACGCGGGCGACTGGACCGCCGCGGGCGCCCGGCTGGCCGAGGCGGGCAAGGCCCTGGCGAGCGCGGGCGCGGACTTCCTGGTGCTGTGCACGAACACCATGCACAAGGTTGCGCAGGACCTGGAAGCGGCGGTCGACATCCCCCTGCTGCACCTGGCCGACACCACCGCCAAGGCCGTCCGCGAGCACGGCATCCGCCGGGTGGGCCTGCTGGGCACGGCCTTCACCATGGAACAGTCCTTCTACCGCGACCGCCTGGCCAGCCACGGCCTGGACGTCCTGGTCCCCAACGGTGCCGACCGGGCCCTGGTCCACCGCGTCATCTACGAGGAGCTGTGCCAGGGCGTGGTCCGGGAGGACTCCCGCACCGCCTACCAAGCCGTCCTGGACCGCCTGGCCAACCGGGGCGCCCAGGGCGTGATCCTGGGCTGCACGGAGATCGAGCTGCTCATCGGGCCCGCCGACCACCCGTTGCCCACGTTCCCGACCACCCGCCTGCACGCCCTGGCGGCGGTGGACCACGCGCTGGCCGCGCACCCCGGCTCGGCGTGA
- a CDS encoding cytochrome P450, which produces MTAATLPPPALPTAPHRLPGLGHLPYLALDQVGFYTAQHRLGPVVRVYFGTMPVLLLSDPALIHRVLVTDADRFAKGRIFRKTKPFFGNGLATSEGEFHHRQRRLMSPAFHQSRFAAYTTTMRTEVERMTDGWWPGQRLDWRRAMYEVTPYILGRTLFDCALSGAASAEIHQSLPTVLRGAVTRSLYPLPWLPEVVNRPFDEAGRRLNTVIDRILDSYADGADRGDLLSMLLRARDPDTGEGMSPQQVRDELMTLLIAGTETAAVTLTWVYYELARQPAIAARLHAELDEVLAGRPVSYADLPRLTYLRCVVDETLRLHNPVPMSMRQALVDIQLGPAFVEAGGEVMYSPLALHRDPRHHPRPLLFDPDRWSRPPAPGTYLPFGDGRHRCIGKQFALTEMMVAIATISARWRLRPEPGYRMRPVDLVTHQPRSLPMIIESR; this is translated from the coding sequence ATGACCGCCGCCACCCTGCCGCCGCCCGCCCTGCCCACCGCGCCGCACCGCCTGCCCGGCCTCGGCCACCTGCCCTACCTGGCACTGGACCAGGTCGGCTTCTACACCGCCCAGCACCGGCTCGGCCCGGTCGTGCGCGTGTACTTCGGCACCATGCCGGTCCTGCTGCTCAGCGACCCCGCGCTCATCCACCGCGTACTGGTCACCGACGCGGACCGCTTCGCCAAGGGCCGCATCTTCCGCAAGACCAAACCGTTCTTCGGCAACGGCCTGGCCACCTCCGAGGGCGAGTTCCACCACCGGCAGCGCCGCCTGATGAGCCCGGCCTTCCACCAGAGCCGCTTCGCCGCCTACACCACCACCATGCGCACCGAGGTCGAGCGCATGACCGACGGCTGGTGGCCGGGGCAGCGCCTGGACTGGCGGCGGGCGATGTACGAGGTCACGCCGTACATCCTCGGCCGCACCCTGTTCGACTGCGCGCTCTCCGGCGCGGCCTCCGCCGAGATCCACCAGTCCCTGCCCACGGTCCTGCGCGGGGCCGTCACCCGCTCGCTGTACCCGCTGCCCTGGCTGCCCGAGGTGGTCAACCGGCCCTTCGACGAGGCCGGGCGGCGGCTCAACACCGTCATCGACCGCATCCTGGACAGCTACGCCGACGGCGCCGACCGGGGCGACCTGCTGTCCATGCTGCTGCGCGCCCGCGACCCGGACACCGGCGAGGGCATGAGCCCCCAGCAGGTGCGCGACGAGCTGATGACCCTGCTGATCGCGGGCACCGAGACCGCGGCCGTCACGCTGACCTGGGTGTACTACGAGCTGGCCCGCCAGCCCGCGATCGCCGCGCGCCTGCACGCCGAGCTCGACGAGGTGCTGGCCGGTCGCCCGGTCAGCTACGCCGACCTGCCGCGCCTGACCTACCTGCGGTGCGTGGTGGACGAGACGCTGCGCCTGCACAACCCGGTGCCCATGTCGATGCGGCAGGCCCTGGTCGACATCCAGCTCGGCCCGGCCTTCGTCGAGGCGGGCGGCGAGGTCATGTACAGCCCGCTGGCCCTGCACCGCGACCCCCGCCACCACCCCCGCCCGCTGCTGTTCGACCCGGACCGCTGGTCGCGGCCCCCGGCGCCGGGCACCTACCTGCCCTTCGGCGACGGGCGGCACCGCTGCATCGGCAAGCAGTTCGCGCTGACCGAGATGATGGTCGCGATCGCCACGATCTCGGCCCGCTGGCGCCTGCGCCCGGAACCGGGCTACCGGATGCGCCCAGTGGATCTGGTCACCCACCAGCCCCGCAGCCTGCCCATGATCATCGAGTCCCGTTAG
- a CDS encoding EF-hand domain-containing protein, whose translation MLSSLQRENIGALFDVFDHSGLGRIEWSDMERIALAVIARLGMRADDPKCVLYLRAYSRWWVQLQEDAERPGQGWVDRSSFISAFEKGMVTEPGYLDRVLSVALTAFDAADTDGDGVLDQEALVTLYVASGLPEEGAVALFQQIDADGDGEITRQEWFAASRETYVGDDPGGVGANMIAHQGSLAQT comes from the coding sequence ATGCTCAGCTCGTTGCAGCGCGAGAACATCGGCGCGCTGTTCGACGTGTTCGACCACAGCGGTCTCGGGCGCATCGAGTGGTCGGACATGGAGCGCATCGCGCTGGCGGTCATCGCCCGCCTGGGCATGCGTGCCGATGACCCCAAATGTGTGCTCTACCTGCGGGCTTACAGCCGGTGGTGGGTCCAGCTGCAGGAGGACGCCGAGCGGCCGGGGCAGGGCTGGGTCGACCGGTCCTCGTTCATCTCCGCCTTCGAGAAGGGCATGGTGACCGAGCCCGGTTACCTCGACCGCGTGCTCTCCGTGGCCCTCACCGCGTTCGACGCGGCGGACACGGACGGTGACGGAGTGCTCGACCAGGAAGCGCTCGTCACGCTCTACGTCGCCAGCGGTCTGCCCGAGGAGGGCGCGGTCGCGCTGTTCCAGCAGATCGACGCCGACGGCGACGGCGAGATCACCCGCCAGGAGTGGTTCGCGGCCAGCCGCGAGACCTACGTGGGGGACGACCCGGGCGGCGTGGGGGCCAACATGATCGCCCACCAGGGGTCGCTGGCCCAGACCTGA
- a CDS encoding DUF1349 domain-containing protein, giving the protein MSATLGGADWAWLNEPPQWTIDGGTLTVRTAPDTDFWRITHYGFIRDTGHFLGRRVTGDFTARVRFRGDYHARYDQAGLMVRVDERNWLKTGIELDGRQWLSAVATREYSDWSVLPAPDGLREVSLELERKGDTVTVRYGVDGAKPETMLRLAYLPPKRPAWIGPMCCSPDGTGFTATFTDFELLD; this is encoded by the coding sequence ATGAGCGCGACTCTCGGCGGCGCCGACTGGGCCTGGCTGAACGAACCTCCACAGTGGACGATCGATGGCGGGACCCTGACGGTGCGCACGGCGCCGGACACGGACTTCTGGCGCATCACCCACTACGGCTTCATCCGCGACACCGGCCACTTCCTCGGCCGCCGGGTCACCGGCGACTTCACCGCGCGCGTGCGCTTCCGGGGCGACTACCACGCCCGCTACGACCAGGCGGGCCTGATGGTGCGCGTGGACGAGCGGAACTGGCTCAAGACCGGCATCGAGCTGGACGGCCGCCAGTGGCTGAGCGCGGTGGCCACGCGCGAGTACTCGGACTGGTCGGTGCTGCCCGCCCCGGACGGGCTGCGCGAGGTCAGCCTGGAGCTGGAACGCAAGGGCGACACGGTGACCGTGCGGTACGGCGTGGACGGGGCGAAGCCGGAGACGATGCTGCGCCTGGCCTATCTGCCACCCAAGCGCCCGGCCTGGATCGGCCCGATGTGCTGCTCCCCGGACGGCACCGGCTTCACCGCGACGTTCACCGACTTCGAGCTGCTGGACTGA